One stretch of bacterium DNA includes these proteins:
- a CDS encoding SLC13 family permease — protein sequence MNTWKKLFSILLTALIAILLYRLPVMTSMTLPQKITAIIFIVAAILWIFEIVPLYVTSFVILMLEILWLLPKLEGAKPSAFLSPFFSTTILLFLGGFVLAKGLEAYKIDELVAEKIIENTGGKPGITLFAFLAVSGFLSMWMSNTAVTALMLAVTLPVVKKLSDKNFAKALLIAIAFGANIGGMGTPIGTPPNAIALDYLKKAGAGVNFAKWFFFAFPYVVLLTVLAWVILYFLFPHKVDKVEMHVSPDASKRNDPRVKVVIIVSIITALLWLTESLHKVDAAFVALVPVLIYFSFGILKRDDFNSLSWDVLILMGGGLSLGEAFKISGLGAYIVNSLGISNLSFAAQLALLAGITAIITNFMSNTSTAALIIPLAMGLNLDPVHQAILVIAIGLSASASMLLPISTPPNAIVYSSGELKVIDMFKTGLVILILQFALLITFEKFMIQLVIK from the coding sequence ATGAATACGTGGAAAAAGTTATTCAGCATTCTTTTAACTGCGTTGATTGCGATACTCTTGTATCGTTTGCCTGTGATGACTTCTATGACTCTTCCCCAGAAGATAACAGCAATAATCTTCATTGTGGCTGCGATTTTATGGATTTTTGAAATAGTTCCGCTCTATGTGACTTCTTTTGTAATCCTCATGCTTGAAATATTATGGCTACTACCCAAATTAGAAGGAGCAAAACCTTCTGCGTTCTTATCTCCGTTTTTTAGCACAACTATACTACTTTTCTTGGGCGGCTTTGTGCTTGCTAAGGGGCTTGAAGCCTACAAAATAGACGAACTTGTAGCAGAAAAAATCATTGAAAACACCGGCGGAAAACCAGGAATCACCCTTTTTGCATTTCTTGCAGTATCTGGATTCCTCTCCATGTGGATGTCAAACACAGCAGTCACAGCACTTATGCTCGCTGTCACGCTCCCTGTTGTGAAGAAACTAAGTGATAAAAATTTCGCAAAGGCTCTACTAATAGCCATAGCATTTGGAGCTAACATCGGTGGAATGGGAACACCAATTGGTACCCCTCCTAATGCTATAGCCCTTGATTACCTCAAAAAGGCCGGTGCCGGCGTGAATTTTGCCAAATGGTTCTTCTTCGCCTTCCCCTACGTGGTTTTATTAACCGTATTGGCGTGGGTCATTTTATATTTTCTGTTTCCCCACAAGGTTGACAAAGTTGAAATGCACGTATCTCCAGATGCCTCAAAAAGAAACGATCCAAGAGTGAAGGTAGTTATAATCGTATCAATTATCACCGCGTTATTATGGCTCACTGAATCTCTCCACAAGGTGGACGCTGCTTTTGTGGCCTTAGTCCCGGTTCTGATTTATTTCTCCTTTGGCATTTTAAAAAGGGACGATTTCAACAGCCTCAGCTGGGATGTACTAATATTAATGGGTGGCGGACTCTCTCTTGGAGAAGCATTCAAAATAAGCGGCCTCGGGGCATACATAGTAAACTCCCTTGGAATAAGCAATCTTTCCTTTGCTGCTCAGCTTGCTCTCCTTGCTGGTATAACCGCCATAATCACGAACTTTATGTCAAATACCAGTACCGCAGCACTAATAATCCCTCTTGCTATGGGACTAAATTTAGACCCAGTACACCAGGCTATTCTGGTCATTGCCATAGGCCTCTCCGCATCTGCTTCCATGTTACTACCTATCAGCACTCCACCTAATGCCATTGTCTACAGCTCTGGAGAACTCAAGGTTATCGATATGTTCAAAACAGGCCTTGTGATTTTGATACTGCAGTTCGCTCTCTTAATCACCTTCGAAAAGTTTATGATTCAGCTTGTAATAAAATAA